A section of the Epinephelus moara isolate mb chromosome 3, YSFRI_EMoa_1.0, whole genome shotgun sequence genome encodes:
- the LOC126387777 gene encoding ankyrin repeat domain-containing protein SOWAHA-like yields the protein MALTQESVLCALIAEGGKLKKSDLVAKFKGLIDCDDPAEKQRNRELFKTFVNRLAVVKEIDGVRYVVVRKMYQHLLEGAQTEQSRVENTENKEIPQTGEQQRPPAQTEETDNAGGERSAAPEPDPEQASECGENPTDEMSPIQQALQRCRSMDVRVKRTLNFEIKNQGTNEDTCIRSWAINKPTSIQNKPFALPLRMPPTTTKVEIHKLKVDPPESPKLDSFRNKRRPPAVETGGSISSPQLRRSVKSTKASEGPKETGVPSLVPLEQSEHEWLVKCAAGHWSQVYGLLLRDNQLAEKRDFMSGFTALHWAAKCGNSEMLVKIIDLSKKAGVDIDINAKTHGGYTPLHIAALHDQEYIMAMLVGEHGADISIRDNCGKRAYHYLHKGASVTVREMLGEPKAKEAQDRALQEKDETDLVPDLSKGLYSISRLFQPHVTGHKKKHKQRPAFYSLSDGPIEEGEDSSRHRVLSDVFM from the coding sequence ATGGCTTTGACGCAAGAATCCGTCCTGTGTGCGCTGATAGCGGAGGGAGGCAAATTGAAGAAATCCGACTTAGTGGCGAAGTTCAAAGGTTTAATAGACTGCGACGATCCCGCAGAGAAGCAACGGAACAGGGAACTCTTCAAGACTTTTGTCAACAGGCTCGCCGTCGTCAAGGAAATCGACGGTGTCCGGTATGTTGTCGTCAGGAAAATGTATCAGCATTTACTGGAGGGTGCCCAGACTGAGCAGAGCCGTgtggaaaacactgaaaataaagagATCCCGCAGACAGGTGAGCAGCAGCGCCCACCTGCGCAGACTGAGGAGACTGATAATGCAGGAGGGGAAAGATCAGCTGCTCCTGAACCTGATCCAGAACAGGCAAGTGAATGTGGTGAAAATCCCACTGATGAAATGTCTCCCATTCAGCAGGCGTTGCAAAGGTGCAGATCCATGGATGTTAGAGTTAAAAGAACACTGAattttgagattaaaaatcaGGGCACAAATGAAGATACTTGCATACGAAGCTGGGCCATAAATAAGCCCACCAGCATCCAGAACAAACCCTTTGCCTTGCCTCTGAGGATGCCTCCCACCACCACAAAGGTTGAGATCCACAAACTGAAGGTGGACCCTCCTGAAAGCCCAAAACTGGACTCTTTTAGAAACAAAAGAAGGCCCCCTGCAGTGGAGACAGGCGGCAGCATCAGCTCACCCCAGCTGAGAAGGTCAGTGAAGAGCACCAAGGCGTCAGAGGGGCCCAAAGAAACAGGAGTCCCCTCCTTGGTTCCCCTGGAGCAGTCAGAGCATGAATGGCTGGTGAAGTGCGCAGCCGGCCACTGGAGCCAAGTTTACGGCCTACTGCTGAGAGACAACCAGCTGGCCGAGAAGAGGGACTTCATGTCAGGGTTCACCGCTCTGCACTGGGCAGCCAAATGTGGGAACAGCGAAATGCTTGTGAAGATTATCGACCTATCCAAGAAGGCCGGGGTTGACATTGAcattaatgcaaaaacacacgGCGGATACACTCCTTTGCACATTGCCGCCCTGCACGACCAGGAGTACATCATGGCCATGCTGGTGGGGGAGCACGGGGCCGATATAAGCATCAGGGACAACTGTGGGAAGAGGGCCTACCACTATCTGCACAAAGGCGCTTCTGTGACTGTGAGAGAGATGCTGGGTGAACCTAAAGCCAAGGAGGCCCAGGACAGGGCCCTGCAGGAGAAAGATGAGACGGACCTGGTCCCGGATCTCTCCAAGGGCCTGTATTCTATAAGTCGTCTCTTCCAGCCCCATGTGACGGGCCATAAGAAGAAGCACAAGCAGAGGCCGGCATTTTACTCCTTGAGCGATGGCCCCATCGAGGAGGGAgaagacagcagcagacacagagttTTATCAGATGTTTTTATGTGA